GTGTTGGTTTAAGAGCTAATCATCCTATAGAGAATCTTAAAGTTGCTGCTCATTCTTGGGGATATATAGAAAGAAATAAGGAAGAGGCAATAAATAAATACTATTATCCTACTAAATTAGTTATGGATAGAATAGCTAAAGAAAGATCACATTGGAGTGAATTAACTTGGGATAAATATATGCATATGGTAAGTGATGATGGAGTTATGTTTGTAGGTGATCCTGAAACAGTAGCTAAAAAGATAATTAGAATGATAGAAGAATTAGGATTAAATAGATTCTTATTACATCTACCACTAGGTTCTATGAAACATGAGGATATATTAGAATGTATAAGACTATTTGGAGAAGAAGTTGCACCAAAAGTTAGAGAATATTTTAAAGATAGATAATTTGTCTATCTTTTTTTATTTACTACTTGACATCTAATATTATACAGTGTATAATATTGCATATAGAATAATAGGAGGTAAAATATGCAAATTAGTAGTGATATTTTAGATTTCTGTGTTTTATCCTGTTTATGTAAAGAAGACTTATATGGATATATTTTAACTCAAAAGGTACAAGAGAAAATAAAGATAAGTGAATCAACACTTTATCCTGTACTTAGAAGATTACAAAAAAAAGAGTTTTTAGAAACATATGATAGTTCCTTTCAAGGTAGAAATAGGAGATATTACAAAATAACTGAAATGGGCAAAGAAGAACTTATTAAATTTATAGATGAATGGAAAACGTTAAAAAATGAAATTGATTTATTTATAGAGGAGGCTGGATTAAATGACTAAAAGAGAATTTATGAGAAATTTAGATAATTATTTAAAAGATTTAGATTATTCTGATAAAAAATCAGTTTTTGATTATTATGAAGAATACTTTGCAGATTTAAATATAGAAGAAAATGACAATATACCAGAAGACATGGATCCTAAAAAGATTTCAAGGGATATATTGATGGAATTTGGGATTAATACTGAAAAAAAGGGTAAACAAAAAGGTTCTTTAACTTCAATATTACTTTTCCTTGGAGGAATAATTACAGCCCCAATAGCTATACCAGTAATCCTATTTTTAATAATATTCATACCTTTAATACTATTTTTAGTATTAGGAGCAATAGCTTTACCTTTTTATATAATTTGGGCAATAATCACAGCACCATTTAAGTTTGTAGGTTTAGGTATAGGTAGTTCATTTTTTATGGGTACAGTTGGATTAATATTTTTAGCTATAGGATTAATGATAATATTTGTACCTATACTTGTTTCAATACTTAAGTTGGTATTTACACTTATTTCTAATATTTTAATGAAAATATATGCTTCTGTAACAGATAAAGAATACAAAAAATATTCATATAGCAAGGAAGATATAGAAATAGAATTTGAAGATAGTGCATATGAATATGAACATATAGACAAGATAGTATTAAATGATATTTTTGGTAAGGTAGAGATAAGAAAAGGTAATAAAAATAGTGTTAGATTAAGTGATACTAGTAATAGTATATTGTTAGAGAAGATATATATGGATGGAGTACTTAATTTAAGTATGGATGGAAAGAATGAAACAAATATATTAAATGATTTTCCAAGACTTTTAATAGAATATAGGGAGAAAGATCTTGATGTAGATGTAGAAAATATTTTTGGTAAATTAAAATATGAATATCCTGAATCTGGAACATTAAATGTTGAATCTATAATGGGTAAATTACAAATAGATTTAGGTAATGGAGAAGATGTAAATTTAAATGTAAAAAATAAGCTAGGTAAAGTAAAAATATATAGCAGAATAAATCAGTATACTGGTTCTAATAAGATAATTAATGTATCTTCGTTATTAGGTAAAGTTGA
The DNA window shown above is from Streptobacillus felis and carries:
- a CDS encoding PadR family transcriptional regulator produces the protein MQISSDILDFCVLSCLCKEDLYGYILTQKVQEKIKISESTLYPVLRRLQKKEFLETYDSSFQGRNRRYYKITEMGKEELIKFIDEWKTLKNEIDLFIEEAGLND
- a CDS encoding DUF1700 domain-containing protein, yielding MTKREFMRNLDNYLKDLDYSDKKSVFDYYEEYFADLNIEENDNIPEDMDPKKISRDILMEFGINTEKKGKQKGSLTSILLFLGGIITAPIAIPVILFLIIFIPLILFLVLGAIALPFYIIWAIITAPFKFVGLGIGSSFFMGTVGLIFLAIGLMIIFVPILVSILKLVFTLISNILMKIYASVTDKEYKKYSYSKEDIEIEFEDSAYEYEHIDKIVLNDIFGKVEIRKGNKNSVRLSDTSNSILLEKIYMDGVLNLSMDGKNETNILNDFPRLLIEYREKDLDVDVENIFGKLKYEYPESGTLNVESIMGKLQIDLGNGEDVNLNVKNKLGKVKIYSRINQYTGSNKIINVSSLLGKVEIF